A window of Argopecten irradians isolate NY chromosome 14, Ai_NY, whole genome shotgun sequence contains these coding sequences:
- the LOC138306983 gene encoding integrase/recombinase xerD homolog, with the protein MSAPKKRRTAQKAPSQAPQVDLDYSKLAAEILRQQSAAVPVTETIATPAGTTSPSSSASSVRSQLESSAHPVASSSSIPSTESGQQTDPQPSRPLVDSGITSMLDQVFGVSDCVQESTMAGQNTDRAATCLTTDLTPAAICLLQASLSNSSRLAYRRSWHLFLEFQQSTIHLPAPITLLCNFIGELFLRGYSPASIASHVSAISYVHKLLNYHDNSHSFMVRKLLRGTQMNQAPDTRLPITKSILLRLLDAIQHTVPSFCDRIMLKALFLTAFHAFMRLGELVPRSGKESHKVLQRPDVSLSPNVSVSFTLRHFKTNKDSSPIVISIQANPASSACAVAALHEYMRVFTHTAGPLFQFQSSRPVTYAFVSHQLKLAIQFAGLNPAEYKGHSFRIGAATEAANLGFSEHAIQKMGRWNSDAVRRYVWLKSFVL; encoded by the exons ATGTCGGCCCCAAAGAAGAGACGTACAGCTCAAAAGGCACCATCTCAGGCTCCTCAGGTAGATTTGGATTATTCCAAACTGGCAGCTGAGATTCTCCGTCAGCAGTCTGCAGCAGTTCCTGTGACAGAGACCATAGCTACCCCAGCTGGTACCACATCTCCTTCATCCTCTGCCTCATCAGTCAGAAGTCAACTAGAGTCCTCGGCACATCCAGTGGCCTCGAGCTCTAGCATTCCATCCACAGAGTCCGGTCAGCAGACCGATCCACAACCAAGTCGACCTCTCGTGGATTCTGGGATTACATCCATGTTGGACCAGGTCTTTGGAG TTTCAGACTGTGTTCAAGAAAGCACCATGGCTGGACAAAACACAGACCGAGCTGCCACCTGTCTTACTACAGATTTGACGCCTGCAGCTATCTGTCTGTTGCAAGCGTCACTTAGCAATTCTTCCAGGCTGGCGTATCGTCGTTCTTGGCATCTTTTCCTGGAATTTCAACAATCAACCATACACCTTCCAGCACCAATTACTCTTCTGTGTAACTTCATTGGTGAACTTTTCCTGCGGGGTTATAGTCCTGCATCTATCGCTTCTCATGTGTCAGCTATAAGTTATGTTCATAAGCTGTTGAACTACCACGATAACTCCCATTCATTCATGGTGAGGAAGTTACTGCGTGGGACCCAAATGAACCAGGCTCCCGACACCCGGTTGCCAATAACAAAGTCTATCTTACTGAGGCTTTTAGATGCCATTCAACACACCGTTCCCTCCTTTTGTGACAGAATTATGTTAAAAGCTTTATTCCTGACAGCTTTCCACGCTTTCATGCGTCTTGGAGAACTAGTACCACGTTCTGGGAAAGAGTCTCATAAAGTTCTTCAGCGGCCAGATGTGTCTTTGTCTCCAAATGTCAGTGTATCTTTTACGCTGCGACATTTTAAGACCAATAAGGACAGTAGCCCCATTGTTATTTCTATACAGGCGAATCCAGCATCTTCCGCTTGTGCTGTTGCTGCTTTACACGAGTATATGCGTGTGTTCACGCACACAGCAGGTCCCCTGTTTCAGTTCCAAAGCAGTAGGCCTGTTACTTATGCCTTTGTGTCTCACCAGCTCAAATTGGCTATCCAGTTCGCAGGATTAAATCCTGCTGAGTATAAAGGCCATAGCTTTCGCATTGGGGCTGCTACAGAGGCTGCTAACTTAGGGTTTTCTGAACATGCTATTCAGAAAATGGGCCGCTGGAACTCTGACGCAGTCCGTCGTTATGTTTGGTTGAAGTCATTTGTGTTGTAA